Proteins co-encoded in one Bacillus sp. FSL H8-0547 genomic window:
- a CDS encoding RNA degradosome polyphosphate kinase gives MSTLHTDEAKLGSPHYYNNRELSWLAFNKRVLEEAIDSRNPLLERLKFLAIFSSNLDEFFMVRVAGLKDQVKAGFGKPENKAGLTPKQQLKQISALNHKLVDLQAGTYNDVILPALKEEGILFLSLDSLHMDQLDLIEKHFDEHIFPVLTPMAVDAYRPFPMLLNKSLNLVVKLEDHSETEEFRAKTAIVQVPAVLDRFISIPSGENDCAYVLLEDVITRHIHKLFHGYQVLSVTPFRITRNADMTIHEEGARDLLKEIEKELKKRKWGAAVRLEVRKNGFDSHVLDYLLEELEIHSGDVYEIDGPLDFTFLFGFYKELSSKFEHLTFETFIPQPPKDLLADDDVFETAAAQDLFLHHPYESFEPVIDFVRDAAADPDVLAIKQTLYRVSGGSPVIEALKKAAENGKQVTVLVELKARFDEENNVQWAKELEKAGCHVIYGMTYLKTHSKITLVVRRKNSLIERFVHLGTGNYNDQTAKIYTDMSLITSDYHFGIDATNFFNYLSGYTEKPEFHHLSVAPFDIRTDFLKLVDQEIDYHRHFGNGRIIAKMNSLTDKAIIMKLYEASIAGVKIDLIVRGTCCLRPGIEGVSEKIRVRSIVGRFLEHSRIYSFHHNGEKKMFLSSADMMTRNMEKRVEILFPVFDGKIKSRIFSMLDIMLADNVKAREQDASGDYHYVTRLPDEEEIDSQAILRKLSYRVSEDEE, from the coding sequence ATGAGCACATTACACACCGATGAGGCAAAACTTGGCAGCCCTCACTATTACAATAACCGGGAGCTCAGCTGGCTTGCTTTTAACAAAAGAGTGCTCGAAGAGGCGATTGACAGCAGAAATCCTCTTCTGGAACGATTGAAGTTCCTTGCGATTTTCAGCTCAAACCTTGATGAGTTTTTTATGGTCAGGGTTGCGGGTCTAAAGGACCAGGTGAAAGCGGGATTCGGCAAGCCTGAGAACAAAGCAGGACTTACCCCGAAACAGCAGCTTAAGCAAATATCAGCACTGAATCATAAACTTGTAGATCTCCAGGCAGGCACCTATAATGATGTGATTCTCCCTGCATTAAAGGAAGAAGGAATCTTATTCTTAAGCTTAGACAGCCTGCACATGGATCAGCTTGATCTCATTGAAAAACACTTTGACGAGCACATATTTCCCGTTCTCACCCCAATGGCTGTCGATGCATACAGGCCATTTCCAATGCTTCTGAATAAAAGCCTCAATCTTGTCGTTAAGCTTGAAGATCACTCTGAAACAGAAGAATTCAGGGCAAAAACAGCCATTGTGCAGGTTCCGGCTGTGCTCGACCGGTTTATTTCCATCCCTTCAGGCGAAAATGACTGCGCATATGTGCTTTTGGAGGATGTGATTACCCGCCATATACATAAGCTGTTCCACGGCTATCAAGTTTTGTCGGTCACTCCTTTCCGCATAACCCGAAACGCTGATATGACGATACACGAAGAAGGAGCTAGAGACCTTCTGAAGGAAATTGAAAAAGAATTGAAGAAAAGAAAATGGGGTGCAGCCGTCCGGCTTGAAGTAAGAAAAAACGGCTTTGATTCGCACGTTTTGGATTATCTGCTTGAAGAACTTGAGATCCACAGCGGCGATGTTTATGAAATTGACGGGCCGCTTGATTTTACTTTTCTGTTTGGTTTTTATAAAGAACTGAGTTCTAAATTTGAACATCTTACGTTTGAAACGTTTATTCCCCAGCCTCCGAAAGATCTTCTTGCTGATGATGATGTTTTTGAGACAGCTGCCGCGCAGGATCTGTTTTTGCACCACCCCTATGAATCATTCGAACCTGTGATTGATTTTGTCAGAGACGCAGCGGCAGACCCCGATGTATTAGCCATCAAGCAGACACTATACAGGGTAAGCGGAGGATCGCCCGTCATTGAAGCGCTGAAAAAAGCGGCTGAAAATGGCAAGCAGGTAACCGTCCTTGTTGAACTTAAAGCAAGGTTTGACGAAGAAAACAATGTTCAGTGGGCAAAGGAACTGGAAAAAGCGGGATGTCATGTTATTTACGGCATGACCTACTTAAAAACCCACAGCAAAATCACGCTTGTTGTCAGAAGGAAAAACAGCCTGATTGAACGGTTTGTTCATCTGGGGACCGGAAATTACAACGATCAGACAGCGAAAATTTATACGGACATGAGTCTAATCACTTCTGACTACCATTTTGGAATAGATGCTACGAACTTCTTTAATTATTTAAGCGGTTATACAGAAAAACCGGAATTTCATCATCTGTCTGTCGCACCATTTGATATCCGGACGGATTTTTTAAAGCTTGTTGATCAGGAAATCGATTATCACCGTCATTTCGGAAACGGCAGAATTATTGCGAAGATGAATTCGCTGACAGATAAGGCGATTATTATGAAGCTTTATGAGGCCTCTATTGCAGGAGTGAAGATTGACTTGATTGTGCGGGGCACGTGCTGCCTTAGACCGGGAATTGAAGGAGTCAGTGAAAAAATCCGGGTAAGAAGCATTGTCGGAAGATTCCTTGAGCACAGCCGGATTTACTCTTTTCATCACAACGGCGAAAAGAAAATGTTTTTATCCTCTGCTGACATGATGACCAGAAATATGGAAAAAAGGGTTGAAATTCTATTTCCTGTGTTTGATGGTAAAATAAAATCCAGAATCTTCTCTATGCTTGATATTATGCTGGCTGATAACGTAAAAGCAAGAGAACAGGATGCGTCGGGTGACTATCACTATGTAACAAGGCTGCCTGATGAAGAGGAGATTGACAGCCAGGCAATATTGCGGAAATTATCCTACAGAGTTTCTGAGGATGAGGAATAA
- a CDS encoding Ppx/GppA family phosphatase — MIKEKYAIIDIGSNTMRLVIYQRDKSRRLKEIENVKISARLRNYLTDESILNDEGITVLVSSLLSFQEVTRHHDLKDVKCAATATVRQAVNKNDVLGIVKEKTDFTIRILSEYEEAYYGFLAAVNSTQIRSGITIDIGGGSTEITYFENRKLINYHSFPFGALSLKKEFVKGEKPTKTELHDLRIYLEENFKTLPWLINKRLPVVGIGGSARNIVQIHQAMQEYPLAGVHLYEMSANDLLDVQQFLSPMSMHELQRTEGLSKDRADIILPAAQVFVTLSDITASDRFILSRKGLRDGVFYEELTRGTGTAIFPSVIEESFHELLSDYDIDLDHVQHVTKIALELYSGLAAAGKISYTEEDIRLIRKGSFVYNLGQYIDSESSSQHTFYLIANRTIDGLSHRDRLKLALIASFKSKSAYKQYSAPFKHWFSKVEQHNIMLLGAIIKFAYSLNATKRNVVRSVSLQDDIDRTVCTIYCEGNFMPEEYQAEKQKKNLEKLLKKNIQLKFQQ; from the coding sequence ATGATTAAGGAAAAATATGCGATTATTGACATTGGCTCCAACACAATGAGACTGGTTATTTATCAGCGCGATAAAAGCCGGAGACTCAAAGAAATTGAAAATGTAAAGATTTCGGCGAGGCTGAGGAATTATTTAACAGATGAGTCCATCTTAAACGACGAAGGAATCACCGTTTTAGTTTCATCTCTGCTCAGTTTTCAGGAAGTAACGAGGCATCATGACCTTAAAGATGTGAAGTGTGCAGCTACGGCGACCGTCAGACAGGCTGTCAATAAGAACGACGTACTGGGAATAGTCAAAGAAAAAACAGATTTTACAATCCGCATTCTCTCCGAATATGAAGAGGCTTATTACGGTTTCCTTGCAGCCGTAAATTCCACTCAGATCAGGAGCGGAATTACAATTGACATCGGCGGGGGGAGTACCGAGATTACCTACTTTGAAAACCGGAAGCTCATAAATTATCACAGCTTTCCTTTCGGTGCTCTATCTTTAAAAAAAGAGTTTGTAAAAGGGGAAAAACCGACAAAGACGGAATTGCACGACCTAAGGATTTACCTTGAAGAAAACTTCAAAACACTGCCTTGGCTTATCAATAAACGTCTGCCGGTTGTCGGTATTGGGGGAAGTGCCCGGAATATTGTTCAAATCCATCAGGCCATGCAGGAATATCCGCTTGCCGGCGTCCACTTATATGAAATGTCGGCAAACGATCTCCTGGATGTTCAGCAATTTCTCTCCCCTATGTCCATGCATGAGCTGCAAAGAACGGAGGGTCTGTCAAAAGACAGGGCTGATATTATTCTTCCGGCAGCGCAGGTTTTTGTCACTCTGAGCGACATTACGGCCTCAGACCGGTTTATCTTGAGCCGAAAGGGCCTGAGGGACGGGGTATTTTATGAAGAGCTTACGAGAGGCACAGGAACAGCCATTTTTCCGAGTGTCATTGAAGAAAGCTTTCACGAATTGCTGAGTGATTATGACATTGACCTTGATCACGTGCAGCATGTCACAAAAATTGCCCTTGAGCTGTATTCCGGTTTAGCTGCTGCGGGGAAAATTTCTTATACAGAAGAAGATATCCGCCTGATCAGGAAAGGATCATTTGTTTATAATCTCGGACAGTACATTGATTCCGAATCAAGCAGCCAGCATACTTTTTACCTGATCGCCAACCGCACGATAGACGGTCTTTCCCACAGAGACAGACTGAAGCTTGCCCTGATCGCCTCCTTTAAAAGCAAGTCTGCCTACAAACAATATTCAGCTCCTTTCAAACACTGGTTTTCAAAGGTGGAGCAGCACAACATTATGCTGCTTGGGGCGATTATAAAATTTGCCTATAGTCTGAATGCGACAAAAAGAAATGTTGTCCGTTCAGTCAGCCTGCAGGATGATATCGACCGTACAGTGTGCACGATTTATTGTGAAGGCAATTTTATGCCAGAGGAGTACCAGGCAGAAAAACAAAAAAAGAATCTTGAAAAATTGCTGAAGAAAAACATTCAATTGAAGTTTCAGCAATAG
- a CDS encoding L,D-transpeptidase family protein has protein sequence MIYLVKPGETLTSIAQDFRISPAVLITANQLSDPNKLTAGQPLIIPGLPEPSSIPYSIMISIGRRQLTLLNRGQVMKVYPIAVGKILSRTPIGEFVIVNRQPNPGGPFGVLWLSLSKIHYGIHGTNDPSSIGKAVSKGCIRMQNKDVLELGSIVPNGTRVSIRQ, from the coding sequence ATGATCTATCTTGTAAAACCCGGTGAGACTCTCACCTCTATAGCCCAGGACTTCCGCATCAGCCCGGCAGTTCTCATTACTGCCAATCAGCTTTCAGATCCAAATAAATTAACCGCCGGACAGCCTCTGATTATTCCCGGGCTGCCTGAGCCTTCCTCCATTCCTTACAGCATCATGATATCGATTGGCCGCAGACAGCTGACTCTGCTGAATAGAGGACAAGTGATGAAAGTCTATCCGATAGCTGTCGGCAAAATTCTTTCAAGAACCCCTATTGGAGAATTTGTCATTGTCAACCGCCAGCCTAATCCGGGAGGTCCGTTTGGAGTGCTTTGGCTCAGCCTGTCAAAAATTCATTACGGCATACACGGAACGAACGATCCAAGCTCAATTGGAAAGGCTGTTTCAAAAGGATGCATACGCATGCAGAACAAAGATGTCCTTGAACTCGGGTCCATTGTCCCGAACGGAACAAGGGTCTCCATCCGCCAGTAA
- a CDS encoding MFS transporter, which translates to MKIFENRNFVKLFFAALASQMGTTIGNMAFAFYLLDRFSHQPSYATLAELMYSLPTLFVFFLVGVVADRFDRKKVAENCDWIRAFLTVLLFGSLFLNSIPLIFFLLFLRSAVTKFFYPAEASLVQGILSKEQYAQAAGLNQILFSIFMVFGVGLGAIAYQTIGLKGAVAFDFISFVISAILIRRCKIPMEARLPNGKVKWKDFSISSTYRDFKDGILYIVKNKLLASLVFGFFVFGFVNGAFSILPIFTMKYELSPDNYEKYASFFAISLGAGLLAGSLIGTLMSSKFKPHQMMIYPIFVSGILIFMLGLTDHLGIFLATVFIIGTCIGPINVAIGGWMPKIVHPKLMGRVSGWTDPLMMFAQSLTLGIIAVVFPKFISNIEYLYYGMATVILFVFLFYALTLPKLSKELEYSQKKLAQRTGKEQIHIS; encoded by the coding sequence ATGAAAATCTTTGAAAACAGAAATTTTGTGAAGCTCTTTTTTGCCGCACTCGCTTCGCAAATGGGCACTACAATCGGAAATATGGCCTTTGCCTTTTATTTATTGGACCGTTTCAGCCACCAGCCGTCCTATGCGACACTGGCAGAACTGATGTATTCACTTCCAACATTGTTTGTTTTCTTTCTGGTCGGGGTGGTTGCAGACCGTTTTGACAGAAAAAAAGTAGCTGAAAACTGTGACTGGATCAGAGCATTTCTGACTGTGCTTCTGTTTGGTTCCTTATTTTTGAATTCCATCCCGCTTATCTTCTTCCTGCTCTTTTTAAGAAGTGCAGTGACAAAATTCTTCTATCCTGCCGAAGCGAGCCTCGTGCAGGGAATTTTAAGTAAAGAGCAGTATGCGCAGGCTGCAGGGTTGAACCAGATTCTCTTCAGCATCTTTATGGTTTTCGGGGTTGGGCTCGGCGCAATTGCCTATCAGACAATCGGACTGAAGGGCGCCGTGGCTTTCGATTTTATCAGCTTTGTCATCTCTGCAATACTCATCCGGCGATGCAAAATTCCCATGGAGGCAAGGCTTCCGAATGGAAAAGTGAAATGGAAAGATTTCAGTATTTCTTCCACTTACCGTGATTTTAAAGACGGCATTCTGTATATTGTAAAAAACAAACTGCTTGCTTCGCTCGTGTTCGGTTTCTTTGTTTTCGGGTTTGTAAATGGCGCTTTTTCCATCCTTCCGATTTTTACTATGAAGTACGAGCTGTCGCCTGACAATTACGAAAAGTATGCGTCATTTTTCGCGATTTCTCTTGGAGCCGGCCTTCTGGCGGGAAGCCTCATCGGTACACTTATGTCTTCGAAATTCAAGCCGCATCAAATGATGATTTATCCGATTTTCGTAAGCGGCATTCTGATTTTCATGCTCGGTCTGACCGATCATCTTGGCATTTTTCTTGCCACTGTGTTCATTATTGGGACATGCATTGGACCGATTAATGTTGCCATTGGGGGCTGGATGCCTAAAATCGTGCATCCAAAACTGATGGGCAGAGTAAGCGGATGGACAGACCCATTGATGATGTTTGCACAGTCCCTGACCCTTGGCATTATTGCCGTAGTCTTTCCGAAATTCATCAGCAATATTGAATATCTCTACTATGGAATGGCCACTGTGATTCTTTTCGTTTTCCTTTTCTATGCCCTTACTTTGCCAAAGCTAAGCAAAGAACTTGAATATTCCCAGAAAAAACTTGCACAGCGGACAGGAAAAGAACAGATCCATATTTCGTAA